From one Streptomyces chromofuscus genomic stretch:
- a CDS encoding class I SAM-dependent methyltransferase: MTAAPEPEILAAFEAAKGFMPTGEGLALYAAAVEAGRLGLPLLEVGSYCGRSTILLADAARAAGVTALTVDHHRGSEEQQPGWDYHDPQTVDPDIGLMDTLPTFRRTLHRAGLEEHVVALVGRSPQVADIWRTPLGLVFVDGGHTDEHATADYEGWAPHVADGGLLVIHDVFPDPADEFTGQAPYRVYLRALASGAFTEVSATDSLRVLRRTGAGI; this comes from the coding sequence ATGACGGCGGCACCCGAGCCCGAGATCCTGGCCGCGTTCGAGGCGGCGAAGGGCTTCATGCCCACCGGGGAGGGCCTCGCCCTGTACGCCGCGGCCGTCGAGGCCGGGCGGCTCGGGCTGCCGCTGCTGGAGGTCGGCTCCTACTGCGGGCGCTCCACGATCCTGCTCGCCGACGCGGCCCGCGCGGCCGGCGTCACCGCGCTCACCGTCGACCACCACCGGGGCAGCGAGGAGCAGCAGCCGGGCTGGGACTACCACGACCCGCAGACGGTCGACCCCGACATCGGCCTGATGGACACCCTGCCCACCTTCCGCCGCACCCTGCACCGGGCCGGTCTGGAGGAGCACGTGGTGGCGCTGGTCGGCCGCTCGCCCCAGGTGGCGGACATCTGGCGGACCCCCCTGGGCCTGGTCTTCGTGGACGGCGGCCACACCGACGAACACGCCACCGCCGACTACGAGGGCTGGGCGCCCCACGTCGCGGACGGCGGCCTGCTGGTCATCCACGACGTCTTCCCCGACCCCGCCGACGAGTTCACCGGCCAGGCCCCGTACCGCGTCTACCTGCGCGCCCTCGCCTCCGGCGCCTTCACCGAGGTCTCGGCGACCGACTCGCTGCGCGTGCTGCGCCGCACGGGGGCCGGCATCTGA
- a CDS encoding N-acetylmuramoyl-L-alanine amidase: MSYTGPEFDSPAPRRSRRGAMTVAVAALVPGALLGWLVYEAVGDTGGPGQGRTEAKAPSTTRPAPSPASPSPASPSSASPSSTGGRPAPDASAPDALRGKVVVIDPGHNPRNFQHTAEINRKVDIGTAWKECDTTGTATNAGYTEAEFTLDVARRLRTVLQQQGATVKLTHNGERAYGPCIDERARIGNEAGADAVVSLHADGSGAGNRGFHVILPASVHAGAADTRPIVAPSRELGERIAGSLVRVTGSAPSNYVGGGTGLVTRQDLGGLNLSTVPKVFIECGNMRDSKDAALLTGGAWRQKAAQGISEGIVSFLRG; the protein is encoded by the coding sequence GTGTCGTACACAGGACCGGAGTTCGATTCGCCCGCGCCCCGCCGCTCCCGCCGCGGGGCGATGACCGTCGCCGTCGCGGCCCTGGTGCCCGGCGCACTGCTCGGCTGGCTGGTGTACGAGGCGGTGGGTGACACCGGCGGCCCGGGACAGGGACGTACGGAGGCCAAGGCGCCCTCGACGACCCGGCCCGCCCCGTCGCCCGCGTCCCCCTCCCCCGCCTCCCCGTCGAGCGCGAGCCCTTCGTCCACCGGTGGCCGGCCCGCGCCGGACGCCTCCGCGCCGGACGCCCTCAGGGGCAAGGTCGTCGTCATCGACCCCGGCCACAACCCGCGCAACTTCCAGCACACGGCCGAGATCAACCGCAAGGTGGACATCGGTACGGCCTGGAAGGAGTGCGACACCACCGGCACGGCGACCAACGCGGGCTACACGGAGGCCGAGTTCACCCTGGACGTCGCGCGCCGGCTGCGCACGGTCCTGCAACAGCAGGGCGCCACGGTGAAGTTGACTCACAACGGCGAGCGGGCCTACGGCCCGTGCATCGACGAACGGGCGCGGATCGGCAACGAGGCCGGGGCCGACGCCGTCGTCTCCCTGCACGCGGACGGCTCCGGGGCGGGCAACCGCGGCTTCCACGTCATCCTCCCGGCGTCCGTGCACGCGGGCGCCGCCGACACCCGGCCGATCGTCGCGCCGTCGCGCGAACTCGGCGAGCGCATCGCGGGCAGCCTCGTCCGCGTCACCGGCAGCGCGCCCTCCAACTACGTCGGGGGCGGCACCGGTCTCGTCACGCGTCAGGACCTGGGCGGTCTCAATCTGTCAACGGTTCCCAAGGTGTTCATCGAGTGCGGCAACATGCGCGATAGCAAGGACGCGGCACTGCTGACCGGCGGAGCCTGGCGGCAGAAGGCGGCGCAGGGGATCTCTGAGGGAATCGTGAGTTTCCTGCGCGGGTAG
- a CDS encoding DUF5336 domain-containing protein, which translates to MNIRSLTRGDGVVIGAAVLLFIASFLDVAGCDGPEELCEAADIPSAWGLSLGLGLGTYMLGVIGGALVVAARLLPQPRKVAGLDLGPLGIGLAVASAWALLWWTIDAESRGAGLILGLIAALLLAAGAVAAPLVPALNAALLPAPRPAAPQPYGGQPQGGYGYPGAQQPAGYGQPQPGQPGQPYGQPQQPQPQPHAGDFSPFWFAVPVPRPLFAEDGSPTPIAELAPGTWYLAVEQRGQALVAQTQDGRRGVLQDTSGIQRG; encoded by the coding sequence GTGAATATCCGCTCCCTCACTCGAGGCGACGGCGTGGTGATCGGAGCAGCGGTGTTGCTGTTCATCGCGTCGTTCCTCGACGTCGCCGGCTGCGACGGCCCGGAAGAACTGTGCGAGGCGGCCGACATCCCCAGCGCCTGGGGTCTCAGCCTCGGTCTCGGCCTCGGTACCTACATGCTCGGTGTGATCGGTGGCGCGCTCGTCGTGGCGGCCCGCCTGCTGCCGCAGCCGCGCAAGGTCGCCGGTCTCGACCTCGGCCCGCTCGGCATCGGCCTGGCCGTCGCGTCCGCGTGGGCGCTGCTGTGGTGGACGATCGACGCCGAGAGCCGCGGGGCGGGCCTCATCCTGGGTCTCATCGCCGCCCTGCTGCTCGCCGCCGGCGCGGTCGCCGCGCCCCTGGTGCCGGCGCTGAACGCCGCGCTCCTGCCGGCCCCCCGCCCCGCCGCCCCCCAGCCCTACGGCGGTCAGCCGCAGGGCGGTTACGGCTACCCCGGCGCCCAGCAGCCCGCCGGGTACGGTCAGCCGCAGCCGGGGCAGCCCGGTCAGCCCTACGGCCAGCCGCAGCAGCCCCAGCCGCAGCCGCACGCCGGTGACTTCTCCCCGTTCTGGTTCGCGGTGCCGGTGCCGCGCCCGCTGTTCGCGGAGGACGGCTCGCCGACCCCGATCGCCGAACTCGCGCCCGGCACGTGGTACCTGGCCGTCGAGCAGCGCGGCCAGGCGCTGGTCGCGCAGACGCAGGACGGCCGCCGGGGCGTCCTGCAGGACACCAGCGGCATCCAGCGCGGCTGA
- a CDS encoding MFS transporter: MLRAAADPRISGRTGAPTWLVVALACSGQFLVVLDVSVVNVALPSMRADLGLSGPGLQWVVNAYAIAFAGFMLLGGRAGDLYGRKRMFLVGLALFTLASLGGGLAREGWELLAARAVQGLGAAVLAPSTLTILTAAVREGAARARAIATWTAVGAGGGAAGGLVGGLLVDGLSWRWVLLINVPVGAVVLLGALRWLPESRAGDGRRLDLPGAVLVTAGLGALAYGISLTEAEGWTASVTLVPLVAGLLLIGLFLLVEARTAAPLMPLGLLRLRPVASANVAMFLSGSAMFCMWFFMTLYAQNVLGYTPLEAGLALVPSSLAVVAGSKLAPRLMRAAGARNVAVLGTAVAAAGFGWQSTISAEGDYLTAIMLPGIMMMLGAGLAMTPLAALATSGAEPGEAGLVSGLINTSRTMGGSLGLAVMSTIAAARTEASATPGTDAGGPAALVEGYALAFRASAGVLVVGAVVMAVWLPRRVRVR; encoded by the coding sequence ATGCTCCGAGCCGCAGCCGACCCCCGCATATCCGGTCGTACCGGTGCCCCGACCTGGCTGGTCGTGGCGCTCGCCTGTTCCGGACAGTTCCTCGTCGTCCTCGACGTGTCCGTCGTGAACGTGGCGCTGCCGTCGATGCGGGCCGATCTGGGGCTGAGCGGCCCCGGTCTGCAGTGGGTGGTGAACGCGTACGCGATCGCCTTCGCCGGGTTCATGCTGCTCGGTGGGCGGGCCGGTGATCTGTACGGCCGCAAGCGGATGTTCCTGGTGGGGCTCGCGCTGTTCACGCTGGCCTCGCTGGGCGGTGGGCTGGCCCGGGAGGGGTGGGAGCTGCTGGCCGCGCGGGCGGTGCAGGGACTGGGCGCGGCGGTGCTGGCGCCCTCCACGCTGACGATCCTCACGGCAGCGGTGCGGGAGGGGGCGGCGCGGGCGCGGGCGATCGCGACGTGGACGGCGGTCGGCGCGGGCGGCGGAGCGGCGGGCGGGCTGGTCGGCGGGCTGCTGGTCGACGGGCTGTCGTGGCGGTGGGTACTGCTGATCAATGTGCCGGTCGGGGCGGTCGTCCTGCTCGGCGCGCTGCGGTGGCTGCCGGAGAGCCGGGCCGGGGACGGGCGGCGGCTCGACCTGCCGGGCGCGGTGCTGGTGACCGCGGGCCTCGGGGCGCTGGCGTACGGCATCTCGCTGACCGAGGCCGAGGGGTGGACGGCGTCGGTGACGCTCGTGCCGCTCGTCGCGGGGCTGCTGCTGATCGGGCTGTTCCTACTGGTCGAGGCGCGTACGGCGGCACCGCTGATGCCGCTCGGACTGCTGCGGCTGCGCCCGGTGGCGTCGGCGAACGTGGCGATGTTCCTCAGCGGCTCGGCGATGTTCTGCATGTGGTTCTTCATGACGCTGTACGCGCAGAACGTCCTCGGCTACACGCCGCTGGAGGCCGGACTCGCGCTGGTGCCCAGCTCGCTGGCCGTGGTGGCCGGCTCCAAGCTCGCGCCGCGGCTGATGCGTGCCGCGGGGGCGCGGAACGTGGCCGTGCTGGGGACCGCGGTGGCCGCGGCGGGCTTCGGATGGCAGTCCACCATCAGCGCCGAGGGGGACTATCTGACGGCGATCATGCTCCCGGGGATCATGATGATGCTGGGCGCCGGACTCGCGATGACGCCGCTCGCCGCGCTGGCCACGTCGGGCGCGGAGCCGGGGGAGGCGGGGTTGGTCTCCGGGCTGATCAACACCTCGCGGACGATGGGTGGCTCACTCGGGCTGGCGGTGATGTCGACCATCGCCGCGGCACGGACCGAGGCGAGCGCGACCCCGGGAACGGACGCCGGCGGACCCGCGGCGCTGGTGGAGGGCTACGCGCTGGCGTTCCGGGCGAGCGCGGGGGTGCTGGTGGTCGGGGCGGTGGTGATGGCGGTGTGGTTGCCGCGCAGGGTGCGGGTGCGGTGA
- a CDS encoding TetR/AcrR family transcriptional regulator: MARAGLTTELLTRAGAELADEVGFDQVTVSALARRFDVKVASLYSHVRNSQDLRTRIALLALEEMADRAADALAGRAGKDALTAFAGAYRDYAREHPGRYAAAQLRLDPETAAASAGIRHAAMTRAILRGYDLAEPDQTHAVRMLGSVFHGYVGLELAGGFSHSAPDSEESWSRILDALDTLLRDWPTA; encoded by the coding sequence ATGGCACGCGCAGGACTGACGACCGAACTGCTCACCCGGGCCGGCGCCGAACTGGCCGACGAGGTCGGCTTCGACCAGGTCACCGTCTCCGCGCTGGCCCGCCGCTTCGACGTCAAGGTCGCGAGCCTCTACTCGCACGTGCGCAACTCCCAGGACCTCAGGACGAGGATCGCCCTGCTCGCCCTGGAGGAAATGGCCGACCGAGCCGCCGACGCCCTGGCCGGGCGGGCCGGCAAGGACGCCCTGACCGCCTTCGCCGGCGCCTATCGCGACTACGCCCGCGAACACCCCGGCCGCTACGCCGCCGCGCAGCTGAGACTCGACCCCGAGACGGCCGCCGCGAGCGCCGGCATCCGGCACGCCGCCATGACCCGGGCCATTCTGCGCGGCTACGACCTCGCGGAACCCGACCAGACGCACGCGGTCCGCATGCTGGGCAGCGTCTTCCACGGGTACGTCGGCCTGGAGCTGGCGGGCGGCTTCAGCCACAGCGCCCCCGACTCGGAGGAGTCCTGGTCACGCATCCTCGACGCCCTCGACACCCTCCTGCGCGACTGGCCCACGGCCTGA
- a CDS encoding prenyltransferase/squalene oxidase repeat-containing protein: MTTPRTEHLVLPGVLTAEQAAATVRGVLAVQREDGAIPWFRGHHLDPWDHVEAAMALDAAGEHEAAERAYLWLATHQNQDGSWYAAYADGAHDDVTDPGRETNFVAYVAVGVWHHYLSTGDDTFLDRMWPVVYAAIECVLRLQQPGGQIGWKQEDDGTPVTDALLTGCSSVHHALRCALAIAEQREEPQPDWELAVGMLRHAIRRHPERFLDKDRYSMDWYYPVLGGALTGAEAKSRVEDGWDRFVVPGLGVRCVVPNPWVTGGESAELALALWAMGESDRALDILQSIQHLRDPETGLYWTGYVFEDDAIWPRELTTWTAGSLLLAVAALGGHEATCAVFGGELLPRGLDPDCCT, encoded by the coding sequence GTGACCACTCCCCGGACAGAACACCTCGTCCTGCCCGGGGTCCTCACCGCCGAGCAGGCCGCCGCGACCGTCCGCGGCGTCCTCGCCGTGCAGCGGGAGGACGGGGCGATCCCCTGGTTCCGCGGACACCACCTGGACCCCTGGGACCACGTCGAGGCCGCGATGGCGCTGGACGCGGCGGGCGAGCACGAGGCCGCCGAGCGGGCGTACCTGTGGCTGGCGACCCATCAGAACCAGGACGGCTCCTGGTACGCCGCGTACGCCGACGGCGCGCACGACGACGTCACCGACCCGGGGCGCGAGACCAACTTCGTCGCCTACGTCGCGGTGGGCGTCTGGCACCACTACCTCTCCACCGGCGACGACACCTTCCTCGACCGCATGTGGCCGGTCGTGTACGCGGCGATCGAGTGCGTGTTGCGGCTCCAGCAGCCCGGCGGGCAGATCGGCTGGAAGCAGGAGGACGACGGCACGCCCGTCACGGACGCGCTGCTCACCGGCTGCTCGTCCGTGCACCACGCGCTGCGCTGCGCGCTCGCCATCGCCGAGCAGCGCGAGGAGCCCCAGCCCGACTGGGAGCTGGCGGTGGGCATGCTGCGGCACGCGATACGCCGGCACCCGGAGCGGTTCCTGGACAAGGACCGCTACTCGATGGACTGGTACTACCCGGTGCTGGGCGGCGCGCTCACGGGCGCCGAGGCCAAGTCCCGTGTGGAGGACGGCTGGGACCGTTTCGTCGTCCCCGGCCTCGGGGTGCGCTGCGTGGTCCCCAACCCCTGGGTGACCGGAGGCGAGTCGGCCGAACTCGCCCTGGCGCTGTGGGCGATGGGCGAGTCCGACCGCGCGCTGGACATCCTCCAGTCGATCCAGCACCTGCGCGATCCGGAGACCGGCCTGTACTGGACGGGTTACGTCTTCGAGGACGACGCGATCTGGCCACGTGAGCTGACCACCTGGACGGCCGGCTCGCTGCTGCTCGCCGTCGCCGCCCTGGGCGGCCACGAGGCGACCTGCGCGGTGTTCGGCGGTGAACTGCTGCCGCGCGGGCTCGACCCGGACTGCTGTACGTGA
- a CDS encoding class I SAM-dependent methyltransferase — MLTVDFSRFPLAPGDRVLDLGCGAGRHAFECYRRGARVVALDRNGEEIREVAQWFAAMKEAGEAPEGATATAMEGDALALPFPDESFDVVIISEVMEHIPDDKGVLAEMVRVLKPGGRIAVTVPRYGPEKVCWALSDAYHEVEGGHIRIYKADELLAKMREAGLKPYGTHHAHALHSPYWWLKCAFGVDNDRALPVRAYHKLLVWDIMKKPLATRVAEQALNPLIGKSFVAYATKPHLPRVAEEAAAQ, encoded by the coding sequence GTGCTGACCGTCGACTTCTCCCGGTTCCCGCTCGCCCCGGGCGACCGGGTCCTGGACCTCGGCTGCGGCGCCGGCCGGCACGCGTTCGAGTGCTACCGGCGTGGAGCGCGGGTCGTGGCGCTGGACCGGAACGGCGAGGAGATCCGCGAGGTCGCCCAGTGGTTCGCGGCGATGAAGGAGGCGGGGGAGGCACCCGAGGGCGCCACGGCGACCGCCATGGAGGGCGACGCCCTCGCCCTGCCCTTCCCCGACGAGTCCTTCGACGTCGTCATCATCTCCGAGGTGATGGAGCACATCCCGGACGACAAGGGCGTCCTCGCCGAGATGGTCCGGGTGCTCAAGCCGGGCGGCCGGATCGCCGTCACCGTCCCCCGGTACGGCCCCGAGAAGGTCTGCTGGGCCCTGTCCGACGCCTACCACGAGGTCGAGGGCGGCCACATCCGCATCTACAAGGCGGACGAACTCCTCGCGAAGATGCGCGAGGCCGGCCTCAAGCCGTACGGCACGCACCACGCCCACGCGCTGCACTCCCCGTACTGGTGGCTGAAGTGCGCGTTCGGCGTCGACAACGACCGGGCGCTGCCGGTGCGGGCGTACCACAAGCTGCTGGTCTGGGACATCATGAAGAAGCCGCTGGCGACCCGCGTCGCCGAGCAGGCGCTGAACCCGCTGATCGGCAAGAGCTTCGTGGCGTACGCGACCAAGCCGCACCTCCCGCGCGTCGCCGAGGAGGCGGCCGCCCAGTGA
- a CDS encoding Nif3-like dinuclear metal center hexameric protein, giving the protein MPRLSEVIAALENLWPAERAEAWDAVGTVVGDPAQDVTRVLFAVDPVQEIVDEAVKLGADLLVTHHPLYLRGTTTVAATHFKGRVVHTLIKNDVALHVAHTNADTADPGVSDALAGALDLRVVRPLVPDPGDPDGRRSLGRVCELDHPLTVREFAALAAERLPATAQGIRVAGDPEAPVRTVAVSGGSGDSLFDAVRAAGVDAFLTADLRHHPASEARAHSPLALLDAAHWATEWPWCELAAAQLDEISDRHGWDLRVHVSNTVTDPWTAHAASNPTRTPGAPN; this is encoded by the coding sequence GTGCCCCGTCTGTCTGAAGTCATCGCCGCGCTGGAGAACCTGTGGCCCGCCGAGCGGGCCGAGGCCTGGGACGCGGTCGGCACCGTCGTGGGCGACCCCGCCCAGGACGTCACCCGGGTGCTGTTCGCGGTCGACCCGGTGCAGGAGATCGTCGACGAGGCGGTGAAGCTCGGCGCCGACCTGCTGGTCACCCACCACCCGCTCTACCTGCGCGGTACCACGACGGTCGCGGCCACCCACTTCAAGGGCCGCGTCGTGCACACCCTGATCAAGAACGACGTCGCGCTGCACGTCGCCCACACCAACGCCGACACCGCCGACCCCGGAGTCAGCGACGCGCTGGCCGGAGCGCTCGACCTGCGGGTCGTACGGCCCCTGGTGCCGGACCCGGGCGACCCCGACGGGCGCCGCAGCCTCGGCCGGGTCTGCGAACTGGACCACCCGCTGACCGTCCGCGAGTTCGCCGCCCTCGCCGCGGAACGGCTGCCCGCCACCGCGCAGGGCATCCGCGTGGCCGGCGACCCCGAGGCCCCGGTCCGCACGGTCGCCGTGAGCGGAGGCTCCGGCGACAGCCTCTTCGACGCCGTACGCGCGGCCGGGGTCGACGCCTTCCTCACCGCGGACCTGCGCCACCACCCGGCGTCCGAGGCCCGCGCCCACAGCCCCCTCGCGCTGCTCGACGCGGCGCACTGGGCCACCGAGTGGCCCTGGTGCGAGCTGGCCGCCGCCCAGCTCGACGAGATCTCCGACCGCCACGGCTGGGACCTGCGCGTCCACGTCTCGAACACGGTCACCGACCCCTGGACCGCCCACGCGGCGTCCAACCCGACACGAACTCCTGGAGCCCCCAACTGA
- a CDS encoding MFS transporter, whose product MTPTTTGRPTGRASGAVVPVLAFTGITVAVMQTLLVPVIKDLPQLLDTSPSDATWVLTSTLLSGAVATPIMGRLGDLYGKRRMLVASLTVMVVGALISAFTSALLPMIVGRTLQGFSMGAIPLGIGLMRDMLPQERLGSAMALMSSSIGVGGGLALPAAALVAQNADWHVLFQGAAGLGVVAIALTFLVVPESPVRARGGFDVLGALGLSAGLVLLLLPITKGSDWGWSSATTLGLFAAAVVVLLLWGLLELRLSAPLVDLRTTARREVLLTNLASIMVGVSFYVVSLVLPQLLQLPAATGHGLGQSMVVAGLCVAPLGLTMMFTAPVYARLSARYGPRTTLIIGLLVIALGYAGGLGLMSAAWQTVVTSVVLGAGIGLAYSSLPALIVGAVPASETGAANGLNTLMRSIGTSVSSAVIGMVLADTADTVGGVEIPTMHGFRVSFLIATAAVAVGLVLALCLPRRRPADKPQPRASSEEDAGLERAIAALAGFRGRVLAADGTPVARAKVTLTDRRGRHAGATLTAEDGRYALAVPAGGSYVLAAQAAGHGPTAATATHSGEAHPVDLDLSLPGETVTA is encoded by the coding sequence ATGACGCCCACGACGACCGGCCGGCCCACCGGAAGAGCGAGCGGAGCCGTCGTCCCGGTGCTCGCCTTCACGGGCATCACCGTCGCGGTGATGCAGACCCTGCTCGTCCCGGTCATCAAGGACCTGCCGCAGCTGCTGGACACCTCGCCCAGCGACGCCACCTGGGTCCTGACCTCCACCCTTCTCTCCGGCGCCGTGGCCACCCCGATCATGGGCCGGCTCGGCGACCTGTACGGCAAGCGGCGCATGCTGGTCGCGAGCCTCACGGTGATGGTGGTCGGCGCCCTGATCAGCGCGTTCACCAGCGCCCTGCTGCCGATGATCGTCGGCCGTACGCTCCAGGGCTTCTCGATGGGCGCGATCCCGCTCGGCATCGGTCTGATGCGCGACATGCTGCCGCAAGAACGTCTCGGCTCGGCGATGGCGCTGATGAGCTCCTCGATCGGCGTCGGCGGCGGCCTCGCGCTGCCCGCCGCGGCCCTGGTGGCCCAGAACGCCGACTGGCACGTCCTCTTCCAGGGTGCGGCCGGCCTCGGCGTCGTCGCCATCGCCCTCACCTTCCTCGTCGTACCGGAGTCCCCGGTCCGCGCGCGGGGCGGCTTCGACGTGCTGGGCGCGCTGGGTCTGTCCGCAGGGCTGGTCCTGCTCCTGCTGCCGATCACCAAGGGCAGCGACTGGGGCTGGTCCTCGGCCACCACGCTCGGCCTGTTCGCCGCCGCCGTCGTCGTGCTCCTGCTGTGGGGCCTGCTGGAGCTGCGCCTGTCGGCGCCCCTCGTCGATCTGCGCACCACCGCCCGCCGCGAGGTACTGCTCACCAACCTCGCGTCGATCATGGTCGGTGTCTCCTTCTACGTCGTCTCCCTCGTCCTGCCCCAGCTCCTCCAGCTCCCCGCCGCCACCGGCCACGGCCTCGGCCAGTCGATGGTCGTCGCCGGTCTGTGCGTCGCCCCGCTGGGCCTGACGATGATGTTCACCGCGCCGGTCTACGCCCGGCTCTCCGCCCGCTACGGCCCGCGCACCACGCTGATCATCGGCCTGCTCGTCATCGCCCTCGGCTACGCCGGCGGCCTCGGCCTGATGAGCGCCGCCTGGCAGACGGTCGTCACCTCGGTGGTGCTCGGCGCGGGCATCGGCCTCGCCTACTCCTCCCTCCCCGCACTGATCGTCGGCGCGGTCCCGGCCTCCGAGACGGGCGCGGCGAACGGCCTCAACACGCTGATGCGGTCCATCGGCACGTCCGTCTCCAGCGCCGTCATCGGCATGGTGCTGGCCGACACCGCGGACACCGTCGGGGGCGTCGAGATCCCCACCATGCACGGCTTCCGCGTCTCCTTCCTGATCGCGACCGCCGCCGTGGCCGTCGGCCTGGTCCTCGCCCTGTGCCTGCCGCGCCGCCGCCCCGCGGACAAGCCGCAGCCGCGGGCGAGCAGCGAGGAGGACGCCGGCCTGGAGCGGGCGATCGCGGCACTCGCCGGCTTCCGCGGCCGAGTGCTGGCCGCCGACGGGACACCCGTCGCCCGCGCCAAGGTCACGCTGACCGACCGCCGGGGACGCCACGCGGGCGCGACGCTCACCGCCGAGGACGGCCGCTACGCCCTCGCCGTCCCGGCCGGGGGTTCGTACGTCCTCGCCGCCCAGGCCGCCGGCCACGGCCCGACCGCCGCCACCGCGACCCACTCCGGCGAGGCCCACCCGGTCGACCTGGACCTCTCCCTGCCCGGCGAGACGGTCACGGCCTGA
- a CDS encoding GDSL-type esterase/lipase family protein — MHSWITTPLTPALLRGALDVERTARGLLPHRLPAVARAQNSDEQLAMAEAQPSGVRLVFRTRATAVELDTLPTKRAYTGAPPRPDGVYDLLVDGRLTRQATAPGGNTVTVDLSTGATELHSGPPGTVRFAGLPDRAKTVEIWLPHNEITELVALRTDAPVEPAPDPGRPVWLHHGSSISHGSDAASPTTTWPALAAALGGVELINLGLSGSALLDPFTARAIRDAPADLISVKIGINLVNTDLMRLRAFTPAVHGFLDTIREGHPSTPLLVVSPLLCPMHEDTPGPCAFDFAALGAGRLRFRAAGDPAETAAGKLTLNVIRAELSRIVAQRAADDPRLHHLDGRELYGEADHAELPLPDDLHPDAATHRRIGERFAGLAFTADGPFAHRRT; from the coding sequence ATGCACTCCTGGATCACCACCCCGCTCACCCCCGCCCTCCTGCGCGGCGCCCTGGACGTCGAGCGCACCGCGCGCGGCCTGCTGCCGCACCGGCTGCCCGCCGTCGCGCGCGCCCAGAACAGCGACGAACAGCTCGCCATGGCCGAGGCCCAGCCGTCCGGCGTCCGCCTGGTCTTCCGCACCCGCGCCACCGCCGTCGAACTCGACACGCTCCCCACCAAGCGGGCCTACACCGGCGCTCCACCACGCCCGGACGGCGTGTACGACCTGCTCGTCGACGGCCGCCTGACCAGGCAGGCCACCGCGCCCGGCGGCAACACCGTCACCGTCGACCTGAGCACCGGCGCCACCGAACTGCACTCCGGCCCGCCGGGCACCGTCCGCTTCGCCGGCCTGCCCGACCGCGCCAAGACCGTGGAGATCTGGCTGCCGCACAACGAGATCACCGAACTGGTCGCCCTGCGCACCGACGCCCCGGTCGAACCCGCCCCGGACCCCGGCCGCCCGGTCTGGCTGCACCACGGCAGCTCGATCAGCCACGGCTCCGACGCCGCGAGCCCCACCACCACCTGGCCCGCGCTGGCCGCCGCCCTCGGCGGCGTGGAGCTGATCAACCTGGGCCTGAGCGGCAGTGCGCTGCTCGACCCGTTCACCGCGCGCGCCATCCGGGACGCCCCCGCCGACCTGATCAGCGTCAAGATCGGGATCAATCTGGTCAACACCGACCTGATGCGGCTGCGCGCCTTCACGCCCGCGGTCCACGGTTTCCTCGACACCATCCGCGAGGGCCACCCCAGCACACCGCTGCTGGTCGTCTCCCCCCTCCTGTGCCCCATGCACGAGGACACCCCGGGCCCCTGCGCCTTCGACTTCGCCGCCCTCGGCGCCGGCCGGCTGCGGTTCCGGGCGGCGGGCGACCCGGCGGAGACGGCCGCCGGGAAGCTCACCCTGAACGTCATCCGCGCGGAGTTGTCCCGCATCGTTGCGCAACGGGCGGCCGACGACCCCCGCCTCCACCACCTCGACGGCCGCGAGCTCTACGGCGAGGCCGACCACGCCGAGCTGCCACTCCCCGACGACCTCCACCCCGACGCCGCCACCCACCGCCGGATCGGCGAGCGCTTCGCCGGGCTCGCCTTCACCGCCGACGGGCCCTTCGCGCACCGGCGCACCTGA